In a genomic window of Virgibacillus sp. SK37:
- a CDS encoding ABC transporter ATP-binding protein: MAQETSQKINLPSKQDLNMFHHKQASSASEVIKVTNIKKYFPIKGGLLRRPVGHVKAVDDVSFAVNRGETLGLVGESGCGKSTLGRVLVRLLDATSGEISFKGETITNLSPRKMRSFRKSIQMIFQDPFGSLNTKMSIRQLIEEPLIVQTDLSKAERKEKVESMIQKVGLRISDLQKYPHEFSGGQRQRIGIARALIMNPEIVVCDEAVSALDVSIQAQVLNLMKDLQEELDLTYVFISHDLNVVHHMSDRVAVMYLGRIVEMSSNEDIYARPLHPYTQSLLQAIPTVSETENDRQVTITGDVPNPANPPSGCAFRTRCPFASEICSQKRPELQEVESGHFVACHLYNKDFNEKVTK; this comes from the coding sequence ATGGCACAGGAAACCAGTCAAAAAATAAACTTACCATCTAAACAAGATCTAAACATGTTCCATCACAAACAAGCCTCTAGCGCGTCTGAGGTTATAAAGGTTACCAATATCAAAAAATACTTCCCTATTAAAGGTGGTCTCTTAAGACGTCCCGTAGGGCATGTGAAAGCTGTAGATGACGTCTCCTTTGCAGTTAATAGAGGAGAGACACTTGGCCTTGTTGGAGAGTCCGGTTGTGGCAAGTCAACACTAGGAAGGGTCCTTGTACGACTGTTAGACGCGACGAGCGGTGAAATCAGCTTTAAAGGTGAAACAATAACTAACTTATCCCCTCGAAAAATGCGTTCTTTCCGTAAATCCATTCAAATGATATTTCAAGATCCATTTGGTTCATTAAATACCAAAATGAGTATCAGGCAATTAATAGAAGAACCACTCATTGTTCAAACTGACTTGTCCAAAGCGGAACGGAAAGAAAAAGTGGAAAGCATGATTCAAAAAGTAGGATTGCGTATTTCCGATTTGCAGAAATATCCTCATGAGTTTTCCGGTGGTCAAAGACAGCGAATTGGTATTGCAAGAGCGCTCATCATGAACCCGGAGATCGTTGTATGTGATGAGGCCGTGTCAGCACTTGATGTATCTATTCAAGCACAGGTACTTAACTTAATGAAAGACTTACAGGAAGAGTTAGATCTGACATATGTATTTATTTCGCACGATTTAAATGTGGTCCATCATATGAGTGACAGAGTGGCAGTGATGTATTTGGGGCGCATCGTAGAGATGTCTTCAAATGAGGATATTTATGCAAGACCTCTTCATCCGTATACTCAATCTTTGCTACAGGCTATTCCGACAGTGTCGGAAACCGAAAATGATCGGCAAGTAACTATAACGGGAGACGTACCGAACCCGGCCAATCCACCGTCGGGGTGTGCATTTCGAACAAGGTGTCCATTTGCAAGTGAAATATGTTCACAAAAAAGACCTGAGCTGCAGGAAGTAGAATCTGGTCACTTTGTAGCCTGCCATTTATACAATAAGGATTTTAATGAAAAGGTGACAAAATAA
- a CDS encoding aldehyde dehydrogenase family protein, translating to MLTSQIDLKPKVKAFLEGEKELFINGEYVPSVSGKKFEVVNPATEEVLARVSEAQKEDIDLAVKAARQAFEEGEWRTITAAERSHLIYKFADLIEQNREELAQLESLDNGKPYSVALTDDIDGTVEHFRYYAGWATKVLGQTVPISQDYLNYTEHEPVGVVGQIIPWNFPLSMASWKLGAALATGCTSVIKPAEQTPLSLLYVASLLKEAGFPKGVVNIVPGFGKIAGEAIVNHPDIDKLAFTGSTATGKSIMRKAADTVKDITLELGGKSPNLILEDADIEKAIEGAYEGIMYNHGQNCSATSRVYVHRKHYDRVVEELAKRAQATKLGNGMHPETEMGPLVSKRQFERVLDYIKIGKEEGARLVVGGEREFDKGYFVQPTVFADVEDHMRIAREEIFGPVVAVFPFDTTEEAIQRANDSDYGLAAAVWTENIRTGHQVARRLKAGTVWINDCNQENPAAAFGGYKQSGIGREMGNYALDNYTEVKSVWVNLQ from the coding sequence ATGCTTACTTCACAAATAGATTTAAAACCAAAGGTAAAAGCGTTTTTAGAGGGGGAGAAGGAGCTATTTATCAATGGGGAGTATGTTCCCTCAGTTAGTGGAAAGAAATTTGAAGTAGTTAATCCGGCCACAGAAGAAGTGTTAGCCAGAGTAAGTGAAGCACAAAAAGAGGACATTGATCTAGCAGTCAAAGCAGCACGCCAAGCGTTCGAGGAAGGGGAATGGAGAACAATTACTGCAGCTGAGCGATCACATCTCATTTACAAATTTGCTGATTTAATAGAGCAGAACCGTGAAGAACTTGCCCAATTAGAGTCACTTGATAATGGGAAACCATATTCAGTTGCACTTACCGATGATATTGATGGCACTGTGGAACATTTTCGCTACTATGCTGGTTGGGCAACAAAGGTGCTTGGTCAGACAGTTCCTATCTCACAAGACTATTTAAATTATACCGAGCATGAACCAGTAGGGGTTGTCGGTCAAATTATTCCTTGGAATTTTCCTTTATCGATGGCTTCTTGGAAATTAGGCGCAGCTTTAGCTACCGGTTGCACATCTGTTATTAAGCCTGCCGAGCAAACACCACTATCATTATTATATGTCGCTAGTTTGCTCAAGGAAGCTGGCTTTCCAAAAGGGGTTGTCAATATTGTGCCTGGCTTTGGGAAAATAGCCGGTGAGGCAATTGTTAACCATCCGGATATAGATAAACTTGCCTTCACTGGTTCAACAGCTACGGGGAAGTCCATTATGCGTAAAGCTGCGGATACGGTTAAAGATATCACATTGGAGTTGGGTGGCAAATCGCCAAACCTTATCTTGGAAGATGCAGATATTGAAAAGGCGATCGAAGGGGCATATGAAGGAATAATGTATAATCACGGACAAAATTGTAGTGCAACCTCACGTGTTTATGTGCATAGAAAACATTATGATCGCGTAGTAGAAGAGTTGGCCAAACGGGCCCAGGCAACAAAGCTAGGTAATGGAATGCACCCGGAAACAGAAATGGGGCCACTTGTCTCCAAAAGGCAATTTGAAAGAGTACTAGATTATATTAAGATCGGAAAAGAAGAAGGTGCCAGACTTGTAGTTGGTGGAGAGAGGGAATTTGATAAAGGCTACTTTGTCCAGCCTACTGTATTTGCAGATGTTGAAGACCATATGCGTATTGCAAGAGAAGAGATATTCGGTCCAGTAGTTGCCGTGTTCCCTTTCGATACTACCGAGGAAGCTATTCAGCGTGCAAATGATAGTGATTATGGACTTGCAGCGGCAGTGTGGACGGAAAATATCCGTACAGGGCATCAAGTGGCTCGGCGCCTAAAAGCTGGTACAGTATGGATCAATGATTGTAATCAGGAGAATCCGGCAGCAGCATTTGGCGGATATAAGCAATCAGGTATTGGCCGTGAAATGGGCAACTATGCGCTGGATAATTATACAGAAGTAAAAAGTGTTTGGGTGAATTTACAATAA
- the nhaC gene encoding Na+/H+ antiporter NhaC yields the protein MSADKRLPTLSEVLFVLVSFILIMFFFVVEFGIPIQLALLTTWFMIMLVGWRIGYKYKEMQDGLLKGIYDGSEAVLILISVGALIGTWIAGGIVPSIIYYGLSIIHPSIFLLAAFVICTITSIATGTSFGSAGTAGIAMMGIGASFGLPLPLVAGAVISGCYVGDKLSPLSDTTVMTASLSKVNVIDHIKSMLYVSAPAFVIAGILFVVTGFFFMENNGDLSQAKATMASLEEYFNIGWYMVIPAAIVIILLAMKMPSIPVILFGALLGSIWAFLFQGVGILDSINILYAGSEISSGVEFIDNLLNRGGIVFMLDVIVLILFALGVGGLMEKTGILRVICLKMLSWADNAGKTTVTTLLSGFFGNFFGGAAYVSIITASKITEENYDRLNIDRRVLSRNTEAGGTVTTPMVPWSDGGVFMAATLGVSTIAYLPFLWFNFLVIIISVLYGYTNKFIWYTNQDRENVKKQDDQKIASS from the coding sequence ATGAGTGCTGATAAAAGATTGCCTACGTTATCTGAAGTCCTGTTTGTATTAGTATCCTTTATTCTAATTATGTTTTTCTTTGTTGTGGAATTTGGTATACCGATTCAGCTGGCATTACTGACAACATGGTTTATGATCATGCTTGTTGGCTGGAGGATCGGCTACAAATATAAGGAAATGCAAGATGGACTACTAAAGGGAATTTATGATGGCTCTGAAGCTGTCCTAATTCTTATTTCTGTTGGAGCTTTGATTGGAACATGGATTGCAGGTGGGATTGTGCCGAGTATTATTTATTACGGACTTTCGATTATCCACCCAAGTATTTTCCTTTTGGCAGCATTTGTGATTTGCACAATTACGTCCATAGCTACGGGAACGTCTTTTGGTTCTGCAGGTACAGCAGGAATAGCGATGATGGGAATTGGTGCAAGCTTTGGTTTACCATTACCCCTCGTAGCAGGCGCTGTTATTTCGGGTTGCTATGTTGGGGATAAACTATCACCTTTATCAGACACAACTGTAATGACTGCATCACTTTCCAAGGTGAATGTCATTGACCACATCAAGTCCATGCTATATGTAAGTGCACCTGCATTTGTAATTGCAGGAATCCTGTTTGTGGTAACTGGCTTTTTCTTTATGGAAAACAATGGGGATCTTTCTCAGGCTAAAGCTACAATGGCTTCACTTGAGGAGTATTTTAATATTGGTTGGTACATGGTTATCCCAGCAGCAATCGTCATTATTTTATTGGCGATGAAAATGCCATCCATTCCTGTCATCTTATTTGGAGCATTACTTGGTTCTATTTGGGCCTTTCTATTTCAAGGTGTTGGTATCTTGGATTCTATCAATATTTTGTATGCCGGAAGTGAAATAAGTTCTGGTGTTGAATTCATTGACAACCTGCTTAATAGGGGCGGCATCGTCTTTATGTTAGATGTAATAGTGTTAATTCTGTTTGCACTTGGTGTTGGTGGATTAATGGAAAAAACAGGTATCTTACGAGTGATATGTCTAAAGATGTTGTCATGGGCTGACAATGCTGGTAAGACAACGGTTACTACGTTGCTTTCCGGATTCTTTGGAAACTTCTTCGGTGGCGCAGCTTATGTTTCCATTATCACAGCGAGTAAAATAACGGAGGAAAACTATGACCGTTTAAATATTGATAGGCGCGTTCTCTCAAGAAATACAGAAGCAGGAGGAACAGTAACAACGCCTATGGTTCCATGGTCTGATGGTGGTGTGTTTATGGCAGCAACTCTTGGTGTTTCTACAATAGCCTATCTGCCATTTCTGTGGTTTAACTTTTTGGTAATTATTATCTCTGTTCTTTATGGGTACACCAATAAATTTATTTGGTATACCAACCAAGACAGAGAGAATGTAAAGAAACAGGATGATCAGAAAATAGCAAGTTCATAA
- the dapA gene encoding 4-hydroxy-tetrahydrodipicolinate synthase: MKELVGAYPVLITPMFDNEEVNYDGLRDNIEHFINQGVAGIVVNGSTGEFVSLTKEEKFKTAELAVEQVAGRIPLIIGTAAETTKDAIMYTQHAEEAGADAALVINSYYAHPKDEEVYAHFKAVANSVSIPVMIYNNPFTSGVDIGTETILQVARDVDNITHIKESSGEIRKVRDITRQGKGFLKTFCGADDLVLESLLVGATGWISVAGNIVPKIATDLFTSVQEGDLDKAWELYDQILPLCNFLEGSGKYVQIVKRSMDLQGLAGGPSRRPRLSLTEEEDAKLREILETLSNLYLSK; encoded by the coding sequence ATGAAAGAATTAGTAGGAGCATATCCGGTTTTAATTACACCAATGTTTGACAATGAAGAAGTAAATTATGATGGACTAAGAGATAATATCGAACATTTTATTAATCAAGGCGTAGCCGGAATTGTTGTTAACGGAAGTACTGGAGAATTCGTGAGTTTAACAAAAGAGGAAAAGTTTAAAACTGCTGAACTGGCTGTGGAACAAGTAGCCGGACGTATTCCATTAATTATTGGTACTGCAGCTGAGACGACAAAAGATGCAATTATGTACACACAACATGCAGAAGAGGCCGGAGCAGACGCTGCATTAGTAATCAATTCCTATTATGCTCATCCGAAAGATGAAGAAGTCTATGCGCATTTTAAGGCAGTAGCCAATTCTGTTAGCATCCCAGTGATGATATACAACAATCCATTTACCTCAGGTGTCGATATTGGAACGGAAACGATTCTTCAAGTAGCTCGTGATGTGGATAACATTACACATATAAAAGAGTCTAGTGGGGAAATTCGTAAAGTTCGTGATATTACACGTCAAGGGAAAGGGTTTCTGAAAACATTCTGTGGCGCAGATGACCTCGTTCTGGAATCACTATTAGTTGGAGCAACAGGCTGGATCTCAGTTGCAGGAAATATTGTTCCGAAGATTGCTACCGACTTGTTCACTAGTGTCCAAGAGGGTGATTTAGATAAAGCGTGGGAACTATATGATCAGATTCTTCCATTATGTAATTTCCTGGAGGGTTCAGGTAAATATGTACAGATTGTTAAACGTTCCATGGATTTACAAGGACTTGCGGGAGGGCCATCCAGGAGACCAAGATTATCATTAACGGAGGAAGAGGATGCTAAATTGAGAGAAATCCTGGAAACTCTATCAAATCTATATCTATCAAAATAA
- a CDS encoding FAD-binding oxidoreductase: MGAAISYYCSKAGLDVTVLEKKELASGTSSRCDGNILAIDKDPGFDSKMSLKSQQLVHELNKELEVSFEYRNPGSILVCENDQEMEAAQRWVNQQQSAGLDFKMLDRSDLRNESNYFADDLYGGLECRTDSTVNPYMLTYSMFHSAQKNGTQVHTHTEVKRIYKDATDQFVIETTNGNFTANKVVNACGVWAPFIGEMLDIDIPIAPRKGQLIVASRQQPVGLRKVMEFGYLISKFGGERIVDPITEKYGVALVFEPTESQNFLIGSSREFNGFDLKVDHHVTKYIAKRALRFYPKMADMTVIRTYAGLRPWTEDHLPIISEVEEVPGFYVAAGHEGDGISLAAVTGKVMEEMLSGKETCIPTEPLRHDRFREKVTS, encoded by the coding sequence ATGGGTGCGGCTATTTCGTACTATTGCTCAAAGGCTGGCCTGGATGTAACTGTCTTAGAAAAAAAGGAATTGGCAAGTGGCACGTCTTCCAGGTGTGATGGAAACATACTTGCCATCGATAAAGACCCTGGTTTTGATAGTAAAATGTCTTTAAAGAGCCAACAGCTTGTACATGAGTTAAATAAGGAGCTGGAAGTTTCGTTTGAATACCGTAATCCCGGGAGTATCCTGGTCTGTGAAAATGATCAGGAGATGGAGGCTGCCCAGAGATGGGTGAACCAGCAACAGTCTGCTGGTTTGGATTTCAAGATGCTTGACCGAAGTGATTTAAGAAATGAGTCGAACTATTTTGCTGATGACCTTTATGGCGGATTAGAATGTCGGACAGATTCTACTGTTAACCCGTATATGCTTACGTATTCCATGTTTCATAGTGCTCAAAAAAACGGGACCCAGGTACATACTCATACTGAGGTGAAACGTATCTATAAAGATGCAACTGATCAGTTTGTAATTGAAACAACAAATGGTAATTTCACAGCAAATAAGGTTGTAAACGCATGTGGGGTCTGGGCTCCGTTTATAGGAGAAATGCTGGATATCGATATTCCGATTGCACCACGAAAAGGACAATTAATCGTAGCATCCAGACAGCAACCTGTAGGTTTACGCAAAGTTATGGAATTTGGCTATCTTATATCTAAATTTGGTGGTGAAAGGATAGTTGATCCAATTACTGAAAAATATGGCGTTGCTCTTGTATTTGAGCCAACAGAGAGTCAGAATTTTTTAATTGGCAGCAGTCGGGAATTTAATGGGTTTGACTTAAAGGTAGATCATCATGTTACCAAATACATTGCCAAGAGAGCGCTGCGATTTTATCCAAAAATGGCAGATATGACAGTGATCAGAACATATGCTGGCTTACGCCCATGGACAGAGGATCATCTTCCAATTATTTCAGAGGTAGAGGAAGTGCCGGGTTTTTATGTTGCAGCAGGTCATGAAGGTGATGGCATTAGCTTAGCAGCAGTAACTGGTAAGGTGATGGAAGAAATGCTCTCCGGAAAGGAAACATGTATCCCTACAGAACCTTTAAGGCATGACCGTTTTAGAGAGAAGGTGACAAGCTAG
- a CDS encoding proline racemase family protein translates to MKINQMLTTIDTHVCGEVFRIITYSPMQLAQIKSEQNALTQQFHKEKALLLNEPRGHRGVNGCIVTPSNKADYAVSFIHHENERHFSYSGLLATLTALLETGNIQVKEDGIYHIETIKGTYPIHARFNNSSQGLELLHIASDVCKLIEESENYSLVEIDHSRKYVLFQLPKIIPEIDMAYLSDILKWGKQTVNRLKEAVHFEGVILADRIADNEFKSVTFERDGAILRSPGMDTTFALCTAFENGREPNELVNRSIFGSEFRAKGVEGSERRYSIQTRPFVTGEHQFIYDQEDPLEEGFLLK, encoded by the coding sequence ATGAAAATCAATCAAATGTTAACAACCATTGATACCCATGTGTGTGGGGAGGTATTTAGAATTATTACTTACTCGCCAATGCAATTAGCCCAGATCAAGTCGGAGCAAAATGCTCTAACACAGCAATTTCATAAGGAAAAGGCATTATTATTAAATGAACCACGAGGCCATCGAGGGGTAAATGGATGTATTGTTACACCATCCAACAAGGCAGACTATGCCGTCTCATTTATCCATCATGAGAATGAAAGACATTTCAGTTATAGTGGTCTGCTGGCAACACTAACAGCTTTACTGGAGACTGGAAATATCCAAGTAAAAGAAGATGGAATTTATCATATAGAAACCATAAAAGGTACTTATCCTATACACGCTCGTTTTAATAATTCAAGTCAAGGTCTCGAATTACTGCATATTGCAAGTGATGTATGTAAGCTAATAGAAGAAAGCGAGAATTATAGCTTGGTTGAAATTGATCATTCAAGGAAGTATGTGCTTTTTCAACTTCCGAAGATCATCCCAGAGATTGATATGGCATACTTATCTGACATTTTGAAATGGGGAAAACAGACGGTTAATAGATTGAAGGAAGCGGTTCACTTTGAAGGCGTAATTCTGGCAGACCGTATTGCTGATAACGAGTTTAAATCCGTAACTTTTGAAAGAGATGGCGCCATTCTTCGATCACCCGGTATGGATACTACATTTGCACTATGTACAGCTTTTGAGAACGGAAGAGAGCCAAATGAATTGGTAAATCGAAGTATATTCGGAAGTGAATTCAGGGCAAAGGGGGTGGAAGGGAGTGAAAGGAGGTATTCTATCCAGACCCGACCATTCGTGACAGGGGAACACCAATTTATTTATGACCAAGAGGATCCATTGGAAGAAGGATTCTTATTAAAGTAG
- a CDS encoding ABC transporter substrate-binding protein, which yields MKINKLFVSITLLLMLIVTLTACSNNSGNGSENANAEDPGEPQEGGKVVGAMGTAPGGVFNPIFYTDSYEEKMLEFTHESLVTQNDKLEFTPQLAEEWTISEDQTEVTFNIRKDVKWHDGEDFTADDVVFTYQTLMDPSYVASGGLRTIFVEPLKGYESYSKGETDKFEAVVAEDEYTVTFKFDQPNASLLYYTSFPIIPKHIFADMPIADIIKAPESRDPEKVVGTGPFKFSSMVERESYEMVRHDDYWQGKPYLEKVEWKIVEPSVMIGLLEKGDIDFIAQPDNIPAADFEQVAGNENIKTIKQPDFSIDVLGFKLNHRTAKDVQNKAINPDNWKVNEKIANPKVRQAIAYAINREGIVKGLLFGQGEVVESPIPRKFWAYDDEAVNHYDFDQEQAKSILDEEGYVDTDGDGMREDPDGNKWILNLNYPAGKDRQGPIIEQQLEEVGISVDLRQPKEFSAFLEDIENDNNDWDLYLIGWGLNRRDPDPSEIYSIKTPYNYARWNNKEADKLLKDATEGADAFEQSKRKEIYAEWQEIFSRDLPELILYEEQALWGYNNRLHGIDPLPFTMYNNTHEWWVSK from the coding sequence ATGAAAATAAATAAGTTATTTGTTTCTATTACATTGCTACTCATGTTAATTGTAACCCTTACAGCATGCAGTAATAATTCAGGGAATGGGAGTGAAAACGCCAACGCAGAAGATCCAGGTGAACCGCAGGAAGGCGGTAAGGTCGTAGGGGCTATGGGAACTGCGCCTGGCGGAGTATTTAATCCAATTTTTTATACCGATTCCTATGAAGAAAAAATGCTTGAATTCACACATGAAAGCCTTGTTACTCAAAATGACAAGCTTGAATTCACACCACAGCTAGCAGAAGAATGGACAATAAGTGAGGATCAAACCGAAGTCACTTTCAACATTCGTAAAGATGTTAAATGGCATGATGGAGAGGACTTTACCGCAGATGATGTTGTCTTTACATATCAAACCTTGATGGACCCTTCCTATGTAGCTTCCGGAGGGCTAAGAACCATTTTTGTTGAACCATTAAAAGGTTATGAAAGCTACAGCAAAGGGGAAACAGATAAATTTGAAGCAGTGGTTGCAGAAGATGAGTATACCGTTACATTTAAATTTGACCAACCGAATGCCAGCTTACTATACTACACAAGTTTTCCGATAATACCAAAACATATATTTGCGGACATGCCGATTGCCGATATTATAAAAGCACCTGAATCCCGTGACCCTGAAAAAGTGGTTGGTACTGGACCATTTAAGTTCTCCAGTATGGTAGAACGTGAAAGCTATGAAATGGTCCGTCATGATGATTATTGGCAGGGAAAGCCTTATTTGGAAAAGGTTGAATGGAAAATTGTAGAGCCATCTGTCATGATTGGTCTTTTGGAAAAGGGCGATATTGATTTCATTGCACAGCCTGATAATATTCCAGCAGCTGATTTCGAACAAGTGGCAGGGAATGAAAATATTAAAACAATTAAGCAGCCGGATTTCAGTATTGACGTTCTTGGATTTAAGCTCAACCACCGGACAGCTAAAGATGTCCAAAATAAAGCGATCAATCCTGATAACTGGAAAGTCAATGAGAAAATTGCTAATCCGAAAGTTCGCCAGGCGATTGCCTATGCAATTAATCGTGAAGGCATTGTTAAAGGTCTGTTATTTGGCCAAGGAGAAGTGGTCGAATCACCAATACCACGTAAGTTCTGGGCATATGACGATGAGGCTGTAAATCATTATGATTTCGATCAGGAACAAGCGAAGAGTATTCTTGATGAGGAAGGTTATGTGGATACAGATGGAGATGGTATGAGAGAAGACCCAGACGGTAATAAGTGGATTCTAAATTTAAATTACCCAGCAGGCAAGGATCGCCAAGGGCCTATTATTGAGCAGCAACTGGAGGAAGTAGGTATTAGTGTGGATTTGCGTCAGCCAAAGGAATTCTCTGCATTTCTAGAAGATATTGAGAATGATAATAATGACTGGGATCTCTACCTGATTGGCTGGGGACTGAATAGACGAGACCCTGACCCATCTGAGATTTATTCTATTAAAACACCTTATAATTATGCTAGATGGAACAACAAAGAGGCAGACAAGTTACTTAAAGATGCGACAGAAGGTGCAGATGCATTTGAACAGTCTAAACGAAAAGAAATTTATGCTGAATGGCAGGAGATATTTTCTAGAGATCTACCTGAATTGATTTTATATGAAGAACAGGCGCTATGGGGATATAATAACCGATTGCATGGCATTGATCCATTGCCATTTACTATGTATAACAATACGCACGAATGGTGGGTAAGCAAATAA
- a CDS encoding ABC transporter ATP-binding protein → MTDQKDVLRVENLKTYFYMKNKKVAKAVDDVSFSIKRGETVALVGESGSGKSMTALSIMQLIKKPGKIAGGNISLENQSLTGFSKKKFERIRGNEIGMIFQEPMTALNPVFTVGNQIIEMIVKHKKVSKKEARNKAIELLEVVGISRPEQIINNYPHQLSGGMRQRVMIAMAISCEPKLLIADEPTTALDVTIQLQIMNLLFKLQKKFNMAILLITHDLGVVAEYADRVMVMYGGQIVEQSVTKKVLFDTKHPYTEGLLNSLPDMDHPTLRLKAIKGTTPPASAFPTGCRFAPRCPYVMEECISQNPPLFDTGNHHLSRCILHKEGVETDNNGTGNQSKNKLTI, encoded by the coding sequence ATGACGGATCAAAAAGATGTGCTACGAGTAGAAAATCTCAAAACCTATTTTTATATGAAAAATAAAAAAGTTGCGAAAGCAGTTGATGATGTATCTTTTTCAATTAAGCGCGGCGAAACGGTAGCATTGGTAGGTGAGTCTGGTAGTGGCAAGAGTATGACGGCCTTATCCATTATGCAATTAATTAAAAAACCCGGCAAAATAGCTGGCGGGAATATTTCCCTTGAAAATCAGTCGCTTACTGGTTTTTCCAAGAAGAAATTCGAGCGAATTAGAGGGAATGAGATCGGCATGATATTCCAAGAACCAATGACCGCTCTTAACCCTGTATTTACGGTAGGCAATCAAATTATTGAAATGATTGTTAAGCATAAAAAGGTTAGTAAAAAAGAAGCACGAAACAAAGCAATTGAGCTATTGGAGGTCGTGGGTATTTCACGCCCGGAGCAAATCATCAACAATTACCCTCATCAGCTTTCTGGTGGTATGCGTCAAAGAGTCATGATTGCGATGGCGATTTCATGTGAACCGAAGCTGCTTATTGCTGATGAGCCGACAACTGCTTTGGATGTTACTATTCAATTGCAAATAATGAATCTTCTATTTAAACTCCAAAAAAAATTCAACATGGCTATCCTTCTTATCACGCACGATTTAGGTGTGGTAGCCGAATATGCAGATCGTGTCATGGTAATGTATGGGGGGCAAATTGTAGAACAATCCGTTACAAAGAAGGTGTTGTTCGACACAAAGCATCCGTACACTGAAGGGCTGCTAAACAGCCTTCCTGATATGGATCATCCAACATTACGTTTAAAAGCGATTAAAGGGACGACCCCACCTGCTTCTGCATTTCCAACAGGATGCCGATTCGCTCCACGTTGTCCTTATGTAATGGAAGAATGCATATCACAAAATCCACCACTTTTTGATACAGGTAACCATCATCTTTCACGATGTATTCTTCATAAAGAAGGAGTTGAAACAGATAACAATGGCACAGGAAACCAGTCAAAAAATAAACTTACCATCTAA
- a CDS encoding proline racemase family protein yields MEFQRLFTTIDTHTGGNPTRTVLSGLPELKGETMSDKMLYMKEHYDWIRNFLMNEPRGHDVMSGALMVNPCHPEADFGVIYIETGGYLPMCGHDTIGFCTALIEAGMVEVNEPYTLINLDTPAGLVRTKVKVESGKAKEVTFANVPSFLLKSIEMEVAGIGNVECDIAYGGNFYGIIDARKLGIDLTTKNASVIVDKAITIRNAINEKEEIIHPEYPFIKGLTHIEFYTDPVHKDADLKNTVVVPPGGIDRSPCGTGTSAKLATLYSRDEIGVDELFVYESIVGTLFKARILEVTDVKGFQAVLPEVTGSAWIMGMHRFFYNEDDPLKEGFLLIPPMEGH; encoded by the coding sequence GTGGAATTTCAACGTTTATTTACAACCATAGACACCCATACTGGGGGAAATCCGACGAGAACGGTCTTAAGCGGGCTTCCAGAATTAAAGGGAGAAACAATGTCAGATAAGATGCTTTATATGAAGGAACATTACGACTGGATAAGGAATTTTCTAATGAATGAGCCAAGAGGTCATGATGTAATGTCTGGTGCCTTGATGGTAAATCCTTGTCATCCGGAAGCTGATTTCGGCGTTATTTATATCGAAACAGGCGGCTATTTGCCAATGTGTGGCCATGATACGATTGGCTTTTGTACAGCTCTTATTGAGGCAGGGATGGTCGAAGTGAACGAACCTTATACCTTGATCAATTTGGATACACCTGCAGGACTTGTCCGAACAAAAGTAAAAGTAGAATCCGGTAAGGCAAAAGAAGTAACCTTTGCAAATGTTCCTTCCTTTTTATTAAAGTCAATCGAAATGGAAGTAGCAGGTATTGGCAACGTAGAATGTGATATTGCTTATGGAGGGAATTTTTACGGAATTATCGATGCCCGTAAGCTTGGGATTGATCTAACAACGAAAAACGCTTCGGTAATTGTTGATAAAGCGATTACCATACGTAATGCAATTAATGAAAAGGAAGAGATTATTCATCCAGAATACCCATTTATCAAGGGACTGACACATATCGAATTTTACACCGATCCTGTTCATAAAGATGCTGACCTGAAAAACACGGTAGTAGTACCACCAGGCGGGATTGATCGTTCTCCGTGTGGTACAGGGACTTCGGCAAAGCTTGCTACATTATACAGTAGGGATGAGATTGGTGTGGATGAGTTGTTTGTGTATGAAAGTATTGTTGGTACGTTATTTAAAGCAAGGATACTGGAGGTAACAGACGTGAAAGGATTTCAGGCTGTCCTGCCAGAGGTGACTGGTTCTGCATGGATCATGGGGATGCATCGCTTTTTTTATAATGAAGATGACCCTCTTAAAGAAGGGTTTCTGTTAATTCCACCAATGGAAGGGCATTAG